tctactcagaccatctcttaccagagccctgaccaccagaccaacagcatggaacatgatgttctactcagaccatctcttaccagagccctgaccaccagaccaacAGCATGGAACATGATGTTCTACTCAGACCGTCTCTTACCagagccctgaccaccagaccaacagcatggaacatgatgttctactcagaccatctcttaccagagccctgaccaccagaccaacAGCATGGAACATGATGTTCTACTCAGACCGTCTCTTACCagagccctgaccaccagaccaacagcatggaacatgatgttctactcagaccatctcttaccagagccctgaccaccagaccaacAGCATGGAACATGATGTTCTACTCAGACCATCTCTTAGCagagccctgaccaccagaccaacagcatggaacatgatgttctactcagaccatctcttaccagagccctgaccaccagaccaacagcatggaacatgatgttctactcagaccatctcttaccagagccctgaccaccagaccaacAGCATGGAACATGATGTTCTACTCAGACCATCTCTTAGCagagccctgaccaccagaccaacagcatggaacatgatgttctactcagaccatctcttaccagagccctgaccaccagaccaacagcatggaacatgatgttctactcagaccatctcttaccagagccctgaccaccagaccaacagcatggaacatgatgttctactcagaccatctcttaccagagccctgaccaccagaccaacagcatggaacatgatgttctactcagaccatctcttaccagagccctgaccaccagaccaacAGCATGGAACATGATGTTCTACTCAGACCGTCTCTTACCagagccctgaccaccagaccaacAGCATGGAACATGATGTTCTACTCAGACCGTCTCTTACCagagccctgaccaccagaccaacAGCATGGAACATGATGTTCTACTCAGACCGTCTCTTACCagagccctgaccaccagaccaacagcatggaacatgatgttctactcagaccatctcttaccagagccctgaccaccagaccaacAGCATGGAACATGATGTTCTACTCAGACTGTCTCTTACCagagccctgaccaccagaccaacAGCATGGAACATGATGTTCTACTGACCATCTCTTACCAGAGCCCTGACCACCAGCATAGAACATGATGTTCTACTCAGACCATCTCTTACCagagccctgaccaccagaccaacAGCATGGAACATGATGTTCTACTCAGACCGTCTCTTACCagagccctgaccaccagaccaacagcatggaacatgatgttctactcagaccatctcttaccagagccctgaccaccagaccaacagcatggaacatgatgttctactcagaccatctcttaccagagccctgaccaccagaccaacagcatggaacatgatgttctactcagaccatctcttaccagagccctgaccaccagaccaacagcatggaacatgatgttctactcagaccatctcttaccagagccctgaccaccagaccaacagcatggaacatgatgttctactcagaccatctcttaccagagccctgaccaccagaccaacagcatggaacatgatgttctactcagaccatctcttaccagagccctgaccaccagaccaacAGCATGGAACATGATGTTCTACTCAGACCATCTCTTAGCagagccctgaccaccagaccaacagcatggaacatgatgttctactcagaccatctcttaccagagccctgaccaccagaccaacagcatggaacatgatgttctactcagaccatctcttaccagagccctgaccaccagaccaacagcatggaacatgatgttctactcagaccatctcttaccagagccctgaccaccagaccaacagcatggaacatgatgttctactcagaccatctcttaccagagccctgaccaccagaccaacAGCATGGAACATGATGTTCTACTCAGACCGTCTCTTACCagagccctgaccaccagaccaacAGCATGGAACATGATGTTCTACTCAGACCGTCTCTTACCagagccctgaccaccagaccaacAGCATGGAACATGATGTTCTACTCAGACCGTCTCTTACCagagccctgaccaccagaccaacagcatggaacatgatgttctactcagaccatctcttaccagagccctgaccaccagaccaacAGCATGGAACATGATGTTCTACTCAGACTATCTCTTACCagagccctgaccaccagaccaacAGCATGGAACATGATGTTCTACTCAGACCATCTCTTACCAGAGCCCTGACCACCAGCATAGAACATGATGTTCTACTCAGACCATCTCTTACCagagccctgaccaccagaccaacAGCATGGAACATGATGTTCTACTCAGACCGTCTCTTACCagagccctgaccaccagaccaacagcatggaacatgatgttctactcagaccatctcttaccagagccctgaccaccagaccaacagcatggaacatgatgttctactcagaccatctcttaccagagccctgaccaccagaccaacagcatggaacatgatgttctactcagaccatctcttaccagagccctgaccaccagaccaacagcatggaacatgatgttctactcagaccatctcttaccagagccctgaccaccagaccaacagcatggaacatgatgttctactcagaccatctcttaccagagccctgaccaccagaccaacagcatggaacatgatgttctactcagaccatctcttaccagagccctgaccaccagaccaacAGCATGGAACATGATGTTCTACTCAGACCATCTCTTAGCagagccctgaccaccagaccaacAGCATGGAACATGATGTCAGACCATCTCTACCAGAGCCCTGACCACCAGCATAGAACATGATGTTCCATCAGACCATCTTACCagagccctgaccaccagaccaacagcatggaacatgatgttctactcagaccatctcttaccagagccctgaccaccagaccaacagcatggaacatgatgttctactcagaccatctcttaccagagccctgaccaccagaccaacagcatggaacatgatgttctactcagaccatctcttaccagagccctgaccaccagaccaacagcatggaacatgatgttctactcagaccatctcttaccagagccctgaccaccagaccaacagcatggaacatgatgttctactcagaccatctcttaccagagccctgaccaccagaccaacagcatggaacatgatgttctactcagaccatctcttaccagagccctgaccaccagaccaacagcatggaacatgatgttctactcagaccatctcttaccagagccctgaccaccagaccaacagcatggaacatgatgttctactcagaccatctcttaccagagccctgaccaccagaccaacagcatggaacatgatgttctactcagaccatctcttaccagagccctgaccaccagaccaacagcatggaacatgatgttctactcagaccatctcttaccagagccctgaccaccagaccaacAGCATGGAACATGATGTTCTACCGTCTCTTACCagagccctgaccaccagaccCATCTCTCGACCATCTCCagagccctgaccaccagaccaacagcatggaacatgatgttctactcagaccatctcttaccagagccctgaccaccagaccaacagcatggaacatgatgttctactcagaccatctcttaccagagccctgaccaccagaccaacagcatggaacatgatgttctactcagaccatctcataccagagccctgaccaccagaccaacagcatggaacatgatgttctactcagaccatctcttaccagagccctgaccaccagaccaacAGCATGGAACGTGATGTTCTACTCAGACCATCTCTTACCAGAGCCCTGACCACCAGCATAGAACATGATGTTCTACTCAGACCATCTCTTACCagagccctgaccaccagaccaacAGCATGGAACATGATGTTCTACTCAGACCGTCTCTTACCagagccctgaccaccagaccaacagcatggaacatgatgttctactcagaccatctcttaccagagccctgaccaccagaccaacagcatggaacatgatgttctactcagaccatctcttaccagagccctgaccaccagaccaacagcatggaacatgatgttctactcagaccatctcttaccagagccctgaccaccagaccaacagcatggaacatgatgttctactcagaccatctcttaccagagccctgaccaccagaccaacAGCATGGAACATGATGTTCTACTCAGACCATCTCTTAGCagagccctgaccaccagaccaacagcatggaacatgatgttctactcagaccatctcttaccagagccctgaccaccagaccaacagcatggaacatgatgttctactcagaccatctcttaccagagccctgaccaccagaccaacagcatggaacatgatgttctactcagaccatctcttaccagagccctgaccaccagaccaacAGCATGGAACATGATGTTCTACTCAGACCGTCTCTTACCagagccctgaccaccagaccaacagcatggaacatgatgttctactcagaccatctcttaccagagccctgaccaccagaccaacagcatggaacatgatgttctactcagaccatctcttaccagagccctgaccaccagaccaacagcatggaacatgatgttctactcagaccatctcttaccagagccctgaccaccagaccaacagcatggaacatgatgttctactcagaccatctcataccagagccctgaccaccagaccaacagcatggaacatgatgttctactcagaccatctcttaccagagccctgaccaccagaccaacagcatggaacatgatgttctactcagaccatctcttaccagagccctgaccaccagaccaacagcatggaacatgatgttctactcagaccatctcttaccagagccctgaccaccagaccaacAGCATGGAACATGGATGTTCTGGGTTCTAAACAGGAGGCTGTAACAGTTGTTCCTGAAATGAAACATGTTGGTTCTCATCCCGAGCACCACTGGGTCTTAGTCACCGTTGTGAATAAAAATGGGTTTTCCACAGCAATCTTTGAACAGTTTGAAGAGCGGCAGTTAGTGAAATGTGATATTTGATCGTTTTCTCCTGATTTAGAGAAGTGATAACTGATCCAAGGTCAGGCAGTCCACTGTGGAACTGATTTGTATCTTCATTTTGGAGCAAAAAGCTACATTATCCACCATTCATCACACAAAGCCTACTCTTCTATTAAAGTCCTCCTAGCATCACTTACCTGCTGTCCTGTCCAATCAGATTCTATCAGCTCAGTCACTGCTGAATGTCGGAACACATCGGCCCTTATAAAAGTGTTCTATTGCAGAACCAAAAGACTACGATGTTTGTTAtggggaggcagcgtagcctagtggttagagtggagggacggcaggtagcctagtggttagagtggagggacggcaggtagcctagtggttagagtggagggacggcaggtagcctagtggttagagtggagggacggcaggtagcctagtggttagagtggagggacggcaggtagcctagtggttagagtggagggacggcaggtagcctagtggttagagtggagggacggcaggtagcctagtggttagagtggagggacggcaggtagcctagtggttagagtggagggacggcaggtagcctagtggttagagtggagggacggcaggtagcctagtggttagagtggagggacggcaggtagcctagtggttagagtggagggacggcaggtagcctagtggttagagtggagggacggcaggtagcctagtggttagagcggagggacggcaggtagcctagtggttagagcggagggacggcaggtagcctagtggttagagcggagggacggcagcgtagcctagtggttagagcggagggacggcagcgtagcctagtggttagagcgtagggacggcagcgtagcctagtggttagagcgtagggacggcaggtagcctagtggttagagcgtagggacggcaggtagcctagtggttagagcgtagggacggcaggtagcctagtggttagagcgtagggacggcagcgtagcctagtggttagagcggagggacggcagcgtagcctagtggttagagcggagggacggcagcgtagcctagtggttagagcggagggacggcaggtagcctagtggttagagcggagggacggcaggtagcctagtggttagagcggagggacggcaggtagcctagtggttagagcggagggacggcaggtagcctagtggttagagtggagggacggcaggtagcctagtggttagagtggagggacggcaggtagcctagtggttagagtggagggacggcaggtagcctagtggttagagtggagggacggcaggtagcctagtggttagagtggagggacggcaggtagcctagtggttagagcggagggacggcaggtagcctagtggttagagcggagggacggcaggtagcctagtggttagagcggagggacggcagcgtagcctagtggttagagcggagggacggcagcgtagcctagtggttagagcgtagggacggcagcgtagcctagtggttagagcgtagggacggcaggtagcctagtggttagagcgtagggacggcaggtagcctagtggttagagcgtagggacggcaggtagcctagtggttagagcgtagggacggcaggtagcctagtggttagagcgtagggacggcagcgtagcctagtggttagagcgtagggacggcagcgtagcctagtggttagagcgcagggacggcaggtagcctagtggttagagcgcagggacggcaggtagcctagtggttagagcgtagggacggcaggtagcctagtggttagagcgtagggacggcaggtagcctagtggttagagcgtagggacggcaggtagcctagtggttagagcgtagggacggcaggtagcctagtggttagagcgtagggacggcaggtagcctagtggttagagcgtagggacggcaggtagcctagtggttagagcgtagggacggcaggtagcctagtggttagagctttggactagtaactggaaggttgcgagttcaaacccccgagctgacaaggtacaaatctgttgttctgcccctgaagaggcagttaacccactgttctcaggctgtcattgaaaataagaatgtgttcttaactgacgtgcctggTTATCGCTCTCTTGAATTAGCTCCTCTATCGTTTCATAAAAAAACAAATGCTCAGGGAAATGAAATCCATGTACTGTATTATATTGCATCCTTAAGGCTTCTCTGAAGTTTTCACATCTGTTACCTTGGAGCCGATTCTGTTTTGGTGCGTTGTCAGATttagctacagtatgtgttgcaccAACATGGAGCTGTCTTGGCTTTGGGTGTATGTACTACTGGCTTTAGGCCTTTAATGTAGACTGTACTATTTTCACTATGTTTTACAAATCTTTTGAGAGTATTTTAACTTTTTGTATTGTCTGTTGGTTTGGCAATGCCACTGTCAACCAGACAAATATGTTGAGAAGGATTATCAACACAGCAAGCAAGGTACTAGGAGTCAAACagaggcctggatgagatcttttaAGGTCAGGTCCCTCCGTAAGGCTCACAAAATcattttagacccaagccaccccctGTACCTGGACTTTGAACTAGTCCCCTCTGGGTGCAGGTATAGGACACCCCTCAGCAGGGAAAACACAACTAGACAATCATTTGTGCCAGGCGTGATATCCCTCCTAAGTAGCTCGGGCTGATGTTCCCATCGACTCCGCGAGGCCAGCGGGCCGATGTTCCCATCGACTCCGCGAGGCCAGCGGGCTAgtcttttaaatgttttatattaACCCATTTAAACACCACTTTAAATGTTGACATGACACTGCAACACAGTTTCCCCATGGGGGTCCTAAAGATGCACTTTGTGGAAAAATCactatttcctggttgctaaaattcaagGGAGACAGTTACATGTGTAATCTGCTACTAGGGAGACTGTTACATGTGTAATCTGCTACTAGGGAGACTGTTACATGTGTAATCTGCTACTGGGGAGACTGTTACATGTGTAATCTGCTACTAGGGAGACTGTTACATGTGTAATCTGCTACTAGGGAGACAGTTACATATTGCATCTAACAGAGAGATGACATGTGTAATCTGCTACTAGGGAGACAGTTACATATTGCATCTAACAGAGAGATGACATATGTAATCTGCTACTAGGGAGACTGTTACATATTGCATCTAACAGAGAGATGACATGTGTAATCTGCTACTAGGGAGACTGTTACATGTGTAATCTGCTACTAGGGAGACAGTTACATGTGTAATCTGCTACTAGGGAGACAGTTACATGTGTAATCTGCTACTAGGGAGACAGTTACATGTGTAATCTGCTACTAGGGAGACAGTTACATGTGTAATCTGCTACTAGGGAGACAGTTACATGTGTAATCTGCTACTAGGGAGACAGTTACATGTGTAATCTGCTACTAGGGAGACAGTTACATGTGTAATCTGCTACTAGGGAGACAGTTACATGTGTAATCTGCTACTAGGGAGACGGTTACATGTGTAATCTGCTACTAGGGAGACAGTTACATGTGTAATCTGCTACTAGGGAGACGGTTACATGTGTAATCTGCTACTAGGGAGACTGTTACATGTGTAATCTGCTACTAGGGAGACAGTTACATGTGTAATCTGCTACTAGGGAGACAGTTACATGTGTAATCTGCTACTAGGGAGACAGTTACATGTGTAATCTGCTACTAGGGAGACAGTTACATGTGTAATCTGCTACTAGGGAGACAGTTACATATAGCATCTGTAACAGAGAGATGACATATGTAATCTGCTACTAGGTAGACAGTTACATGTGTAATCTGCTACTAGGTAGACAGTTACATGTGTAATCTGCTACTAGGGAGACAGTTACATGTGTAATCTGCTACTAGGGAGACAGTTACATGTGTAATCTGCTACTAGGGAGACAGTTACATGTGTAATCTGCTACTAGGGAGACAGTTACAAATGTAATCTGCTACTAGGGAGACAGTTACATGTGTAATCTGCTACTAGAGACAGTTACATGTGTAATCTGCTACTAGGGAGACAGTTACATGTGTAATCTGCTACTAGGGAGACAGTTACATGTGTAATCTGCTACTAGGGAGACGGTTACATGTGTAATCTGCTACTAGGGAGACGGTTACATGTGTAATCTGCTACTAGAGAGACGGTTACATGTGTAATCTGCTACTAGGGAGACGGTTACATGTGTAATCTGCTACTAGGGAGACAGTTACATGTGTAATCTGCTACTAGGGAGACAGTTACATGTGTAATCTGCTACTAGGGAGACAGTTACATGTGTAATCTGCTACTAGGGAGACAGTTACATGTGTAATCTGCTACTAGGGAGACAGTTACATGTGTAATCTGCTACTAGGGAGACAGTTACATATGTAATCTGCTACTAGGGAGACGGGATCGGAGGCAGTTTAGGGTTTCCAGGATTACCGTCATTGAGTTTGaaatgcttgttttgtcacagaAGGGCCAAGCTCGGCCctgtgacagagggatggagaacAATGACTAAGAATATGTACACTGGTTTAGGGACATTTTCATTGCAGAGTTAGGCCTTATTACCATGGCCATTTATGTTAAGTAGAGAACAGGAAGAAAAGTGATGCTGACTATTGAACCAGCGGTGTGGGCTTTTAATATGGTCTGTTTTCAGGTTATTGCAGGATTGTCCTTGTTTCTTTTaatttctcctttctctctctccctcagattgGGTGATCTGGGATGAAGTCTCATGAATTCCCTCattggagctgacattaacagtCAGCTGGAACAAGTGCATATTCTTCACAAGACCGAAACATCCCCTCGTTTTCCCTACGACGTCCGTCTAACAGTCCCAGGTGACTTACGCACGCCATGGCCAGCCGAAGGAAGACCACGACCCCTTGTAGAGCTGATGCTGTTTTTCGAGGTGATGACATGATGGGGCAAGAGGATCCaggtgagatggagatggaggtggaggtatCGGCGAAGGACAAAAAAAGCACAGTGGTGAATGGATCCACAGAGATGCTTCCTGGAGAGGACTGGAGCTCCGGGACAGAGCCTAGTGGTTCACGTCAGGAGTCGCCGGCCCCTGAGAAACCTAATGCGGTGGATTCAAGGCCTCCGAGGAAGCAGCAGGGAGGCTATGAATGCAAGTACTGTCCGTTCTCTACGCAGAACCTGAATGAGTTCAAGGAACACGTGGACTCCAATCACCCCAATGTCATTCTCAACCCGCTCTACCTGTGTGCTGTGTGCAACTTCAACACAAAGAAGTTTGACACCTTGACAGAGCACAACGAGAGGTGTCATCCAGGGGAGAGCAACTTCAAGTTCAAGAGAATCAAGCTGAACAATCAGACCATCCTAGAGCAGTCGATAGAAGGAGCAGGCAACGCTGTGGTCTGTGATTCAACCAACGGCATTCAGACGGGAGAAGACTTCGCCACTTTCCCCCTGAGCAAATCCACCACGGTGAAGATTAGTAAGCCAAAAACAGACAACAAACGGTTATTCACAGAAAGTCAACCGGACAGACTCGACCACGAGCTCCCCAGAAAGCAGATCGCCGCCGTGAATGTGACCGGGACCGTGATCATCCCAGAAGCGACCCTAAAAGATGGCGTCTCTCATATCATGCCTTCTCTTCAGCGCCCGCCTAACTACAACTTAGTACCAAAAATCGCTGTCCCTTTGAACACCTCCAAGTACAACCCTTCACTGGACAGTAACATGACACTCATCACATCCTTCACCAAGTTCCCGTACCCGACCCAAGCGGAGCTGTCCTGGCTTACCGTTGCCTCCAAGCACCCCGAGGAACAGATCAAGGTGTGGTTCACCCTCCAGAGACTGAAGCAAGGCATCAGCTGGTCCCCTGAAGAGGTGGAAGAAGCTCGGAAGAAGATGTTCAACGGCACCATCCAGTCGGTCCCACAGACCACCTTCACCGTGCTGAGCGGCGCCCAGATGGCTCAGTCCACCAAAGGACAACAGTCCCTAGTTCAATCCGTCCCCTTCAACCTCCTGGGACAGACCAGTTATGTGTTGACGCCGGTTGCGAACGGCTCAGCTGTCAGTTGTTCTCCCATCACACTAACCATGGCAAACCAGGTCGTACAGTCAGTCAAGCGACCCTTGGTAGCTCCAGTAGTGGCCGCTTCAGAGATAAAACGTCCCTCCATAATCCAGACCATTCAGGCACCTACACCTAGACTGGTGGCTTCGCCTAAACCCAGCTTCACTTCAGACGCCAATAAAACCCCGGATCAGATTGCTGTACTGAAAGCGAGTTACACCCAGTGCCAGTTCCCTGAAGAGGAGGAAGTGTACCGCCTCATTGAGTCCACCGGCCTCTCTAGAGGAGAAATCAAGAAGTGGTTCAGTGAGCAACGACTCCTCAATCACAAGGTGACGCCACAGGTGATCAAGATTGAGCCCCAGGCATTGAAAGACAGTCAGCCCAAAAAGGCTGTCCCCACCCAGTTTCCTCTCCTGGAGAGGCTCAAAGGCAAATCCTCTGAGCAGCTCAAGATGCTAGAGGAGAGTTTTCAGAGGACCAGCTCCCCCACTGAAATTGACGTTGACAACCTCGTTGTGGACACAAGGCTCTCCAAGACTGAGATCGACTGCTGGTTCTCAGAGCGCAGAGCACTGCGGGACAACTTGGAGCAAGCCCTGGCAAACTCCATGTGTCCGAAGAGCCTTGAGGAGCAACGAGGGATACTGAATTGTGTTTACGAACAGGACAGCAAAGTCCGGTGCTCACCTCTTCCCATCGTCACCACTTCCACCAGTCCTGAGCCCATCGACAGGAAATCCCAAGGGCTTCTCAAAGAGGTGTTCACTCAGACCCAGTGGCCGTCGCCAGAAGAGTACAGCCAGCTGGAGGGACAGACGGGTTTGTCTCGCACAGAGATTGTCCGCTGGTTCAAGGAAAACCGATCCGCCCTGAAGAACGGAACCTTGGACTGGATGGACCAGTTCCACAAAGTCAACGGCAAAGCAGGACAGAACGGTCAGAGCTCGTCAGGCATCACTGAACGACCCCCAAGCAGCATTCTCCAGCAGCACTTCACAGAAGCCAAGACCACGCTGCTTTCAGCAGAGGACGCAGAGAAGCTTCCTTTGCAGTCGAAACTCATCAACCAGGACATAGTCCAGTGGTTTACCAGTAAGCTGGGCCAGAGTATGACAGACATCAGCAGGGGCAGGGACCAACATGGACAGGCCAACGTGGACAGAAGCAGATGGGTGAAGGTGACCATGGCTGTAGGGGACGAGACTAAAGGTGCTTTGGAGAACCAGAAGATCGGCTCGGAAGCAGAGGTGCTGATGGGAGACCAACCTGGTCGGGTGACTGGATGAGAAGAGCATGGTGAGTAGTCTATGATAAGCTACTGTCCTGCAAGTTTACAATTCCTGTGATCATTAACACTGAAATGCATAATTATCTCGTCTTGATGCCTGTAAGTAACTCAGTCAAAAAAAGATGTCCCAGATGAAGGGGAATTGGTTATGTAGTAGTGATAGTTTTCCCTTTAACAGAGCGCTGGCAAGCAACAATCAAGCAGCTGTGGCTTTGAACCACGCGGGATGCCTGTAATTTAGCCTTCAGAAAAACATCTTGGCAGGAAGAGGCTATTGAGATTATACACATGTGGTTATCACTGGGGATTTTTCCCCTGGTGAACAGAAAAGCACCTCTGATAGCCTGCTGTATGGGTATGTTAACTGCAGAATGATAGGTTAACAACGAAGGGTGTAGTCAGCCATCTGTATAACAAGTCTTGTGTTTTGACATTTTCCTTTGTTTCAGAGGATACTGAGTTTCTCAGGCAGAAGATT
The Oncorhynchus keta strain PuntledgeMale-10-30-2019 unplaced genomic scaffold, Oket_V2 Un_scaffold_4321_pilon_pilon, whole genome shotgun sequence DNA segment above includes these coding regions:
- the zhx2a gene encoding zinc fingers and homeoboxes protein 2a gives rise to the protein MASRRKTTTPCRADAVFRGDDMMGQEDPGEMEMEVEVSAKDKKSTVVNGSTEMLPGEDWSSGTEPSGSRQESPAPEKPNAVDSRPPRKQQGGYECKYCPFSTQNLNEFKEHVDSNHPNVILNPLYLCAVCNFNTKKFDTLTEHNERCHPGESNFKFKRIKLNNQTILEQSIEGAGNAVVCDSTNGIQTGEDFATFPLSKSTTVKISKPKTDNKRLFTESQPDRLDHELPRKQIAAVNVTGTVIIPEATLKDGVSHIMPSLQRPPNYNLVPKIAVPLNTSKYNPSLDSNMTLITSFTKFPYPTQAELSWLTVASKHPEEQIKVWFTLQRLKQGISWSPEEVEEARKKMFNGTIQSVPQTTFTVLSGAQMAQSTKGQQSLVQSVPFNLLGQTSYVLTPVANGSAVSCSPITLTMANQVVQSVKRPLVAPVVAASEIKRPSIIQTIQAPTPRLVASPKPSFTSDANKTPDQIAVLKASYTQCQFPEEEEVYRLIESTGLSRGEIKKWFSEQRLLNHKVTPQVIKIEPQALKDSQPKKAVPTQFPLLERLKGKSSEQLKMLEESFQRTSSPTEIDVDNLVVDTRLSKTEIDCWFSERRALRDNLEQALANSMCPKSLEEQRGILNCVYEQDSKVRCSPLPIVTTSTSPEPIDRKSQGLLKEVFTQTQWPSPEEYSQLEGQTGLSRTEIVRWFKENRSALKNGTLDWMDQFHKVNGKAGQNGQSSSGITERPPSSILQQHFTEAKTTLLSAEDAEKLPLQSKLINQDIVQWFTSKLGQSMTDISRGRDQHGQANVDRSRWVKVTMAVGDETKGALENQKIGSEAEVLMGDQPGRVTG